In the Malania oleifera isolate guangnan ecotype guangnan chromosome 1, ASM2987363v1, whole genome shotgun sequence genome, one interval contains:
- the LOC131160739 gene encoding uncharacterized protein LOC131160739 isoform X2, giving the protein MANFEAPSFSLGLDLDLDSEPQVPTREPFSGELAPGPSSSATLYDLEDDECFEPLVLDSDHDLGENSAPVLRRLRRGLNNGPASVHKRESVEVSCNVDEEIEEFSSQEGLRGDDRSSTQYHSVCGSSKFPLHGHGALRVNHSKASKKKQAWNGPASASLEMSSNKLTFPKLTVSPIRRFQLLDSDSDDSSVSGDVSRDANGIDQPSKERLFNTEESATRSEQKIKKASADLWEDFHPIKSFTIPTPALDEVCEEYFRHVKDKDAAHKQESDICLPKDKSCQQIGNISKNVDCQWGLGSSLPPAHRYFFHEDLRIQKLVRGRLSNFFPLGVMNSEGNQQSDATVIDYMSQFSHGENSKRQATGNGKTNTRSVKSRKKSENSSAAKASNASGSWVNPKCDASTPKNAGKRRVCADGQSSGHWYTGSDGRKVYVTKSGQELTGQIAYRQYRKESGAGLRRSKKKATAKSKKK; this is encoded by the exons ATGGCAAATTTCGAGGCGCCATCGTTCTCTCTAGGGCTCGACCTGGACCTGGATTCGGAGCCTCAAGTCCCTACTCGAGAACCCTTTTCGGGCGAACTAGCTCCGGGACCTTCGAGCAGTGCGACCCTGTACGATCTCGAAGATGATGAATGTTTTGAGCCCCTAGTCCTGGATTCGGACCACGATCTTGGGGAGAATTCGGCTCCGGTTCTCAGGCGTTTGAGACGGGGGCTCAACAACGGACCGGCATCGGTGCATAAGCGAGAATCGGTGGAGGTTTCTTGTAATGTGGATGAGGAAATAGAAGAGTTTTCTTCGCAGGAGGGTCTGCGCGGAG ATGATCGCTCGTCAACACAATACCATTCTGTGTGTGGTAGTTCAAAATTTCCATTGCATGGACATGGTGCTTTAAGAGTGAACCATTCAAAAGCTAGTAAAAAGAAGCAGGCATGGAATGGCCCAGCTTCTGCAAGTTTGGAGATGAGCAGCAACAAATTGACATTTCCAAAGTTAACTGTTAGCCCTATTAGGAGGTTCCAGTTGCTTGATTCTGATTCTGATGATTCTTCTGTTAGTGGAGATGTATCCAGAGATGCTAATGGAATTGACCAACCTTCAAAGGAGAGACTGTTTAACACTGAAGAAAGTGCAACAAGAAGTGAACAGAAGATAAAGAAAGCTTCAGCTGATTTGTGGGAAGATTTTCATCCAATTAAAAGTTTTACCATTCCAACGCCTGCTTTGGATGAGGTTTGTGAAGAATACTTCAGGCATGTAAAGGATAAAGATGCAGCTCATAAACAAGAGTCTGATATCTGCTTGCCAAAGGATAAAAGCTGTCAGCAAATAGGAAATATCAGTAAAAATGTGGACTGCCAGTGGGGTTTGGGTAGTTCTCTTCCTCCTGCTCATCGATATTTTTTCCATGAAGACCTGAGAATCCAGAAATTAGTCCGCGGTCGCTTATCAAACTTTTTCCCATTGGGTGTCATGAACAGCGAAGGAAATCAGCAATCTGATGCCACTGTTATTGATTACAT GAGTCAATTTAGTCATGGTGAAAATTCTAAACGGCAAGCGACTGGGAACGGAAAAACTAATACAAGATCAGTCAAAAGTAGAAAGAAATCAGAAAATTCAAGTGCTGCCAAAGCCTCAAATGCTTCTGGAAGCTGGGTTAATCCTAAATGTGATGCTAGCACTCCAAAGAATGCTGGCAAAAGACGGGTTTGTGCTGATGGTCAGTCGTCTGGTCATTGGTATACAGGCTCGGATGGTAGGAAG gtttATGTCACTAAGAGTGGGCAGGAGTTGACCGGTCAAATTGCCTATAGGCAGTACAGGAAG GAGAGTGGAGCAGGATTGAGAAGGTCAAAAAAGAAAGCTACTGCAAAGAGCAAGAAGAAGTGA
- the LOC131160739 gene encoding uncharacterized protein LOC131160739 isoform X1 has product MANFEAPSFSLGLDLDLDSEPQVPTREPFSGELAPGPSSSATLYDLEDDECFEPLVLDSDHDLGENSAPVLRRLRRGLNNGPASVHKRESVEVSCNVDEEIEEFSSQEGLRGADDRSSTQYHSVCGSSKFPLHGHGALRVNHSKASKKKQAWNGPASASLEMSSNKLTFPKLTVSPIRRFQLLDSDSDDSSVSGDVSRDANGIDQPSKERLFNTEESATRSEQKIKKASADLWEDFHPIKSFTIPTPALDEVCEEYFRHVKDKDAAHKQESDICLPKDKSCQQIGNISKNVDCQWGLGSSLPPAHRYFFHEDLRIQKLVRGRLSNFFPLGVMNSEGNQQSDATVIDYMSQFSHGENSKRQATGNGKTNTRSVKSRKKSENSSAAKASNASGSWVNPKCDASTPKNAGKRRVCADGQSSGHWYTGSDGRKVYVTKSGQELTGQIAYRQYRKESGAGLRRSKKKATAKSKKK; this is encoded by the exons ATGGCAAATTTCGAGGCGCCATCGTTCTCTCTAGGGCTCGACCTGGACCTGGATTCGGAGCCTCAAGTCCCTACTCGAGAACCCTTTTCGGGCGAACTAGCTCCGGGACCTTCGAGCAGTGCGACCCTGTACGATCTCGAAGATGATGAATGTTTTGAGCCCCTAGTCCTGGATTCGGACCACGATCTTGGGGAGAATTCGGCTCCGGTTCTCAGGCGTTTGAGACGGGGGCTCAACAACGGACCGGCATCGGTGCATAAGCGAGAATCGGTGGAGGTTTCTTGTAATGTGGATGAGGAAATAGAAGAGTTTTCTTCGCAGGAGGGTCTGCGCGGAG CAGATGATCGCTCGTCAACACAATACCATTCTGTGTGTGGTAGTTCAAAATTTCCATTGCATGGACATGGTGCTTTAAGAGTGAACCATTCAAAAGCTAGTAAAAAGAAGCAGGCATGGAATGGCCCAGCTTCTGCAAGTTTGGAGATGAGCAGCAACAAATTGACATTTCCAAAGTTAACTGTTAGCCCTATTAGGAGGTTCCAGTTGCTTGATTCTGATTCTGATGATTCTTCTGTTAGTGGAGATGTATCCAGAGATGCTAATGGAATTGACCAACCTTCAAAGGAGAGACTGTTTAACACTGAAGAAAGTGCAACAAGAAGTGAACAGAAGATAAAGAAAGCTTCAGCTGATTTGTGGGAAGATTTTCATCCAATTAAAAGTTTTACCATTCCAACGCCTGCTTTGGATGAGGTTTGTGAAGAATACTTCAGGCATGTAAAGGATAAAGATGCAGCTCATAAACAAGAGTCTGATATCTGCTTGCCAAAGGATAAAAGCTGTCAGCAAATAGGAAATATCAGTAAAAATGTGGACTGCCAGTGGGGTTTGGGTAGTTCTCTTCCTCCTGCTCATCGATATTTTTTCCATGAAGACCTGAGAATCCAGAAATTAGTCCGCGGTCGCTTATCAAACTTTTTCCCATTGGGTGTCATGAACAGCGAAGGAAATCAGCAATCTGATGCCACTGTTATTGATTACAT GAGTCAATTTAGTCATGGTGAAAATTCTAAACGGCAAGCGACTGGGAACGGAAAAACTAATACAAGATCAGTCAAAAGTAGAAAGAAATCAGAAAATTCAAGTGCTGCCAAAGCCTCAAATGCTTCTGGAAGCTGGGTTAATCCTAAATGTGATGCTAGCACTCCAAAGAATGCTGGCAAAAGACGGGTTTGTGCTGATGGTCAGTCGTCTGGTCATTGGTATACAGGCTCGGATGGTAGGAAG gtttATGTCACTAAGAGTGGGCAGGAGTTGACCGGTCAAATTGCCTATAGGCAGTACAGGAAG GAGAGTGGAGCAGGATTGAGAAGGTCAAAAAAGAAAGCTACTGCAAAGAGCAAGAAGAAGTGA